Proteins encoded together in one Orcinus orca chromosome 13, mOrcOrc1.1, whole genome shotgun sequence window:
- the LOC117199478 gene encoding cytochrome c oxidase subunit 7A-related protein, mitochondrial isoform X3: MYYKFSSFTQKLTGAWASDAYNPQGLRPVVSTEAPPIIFATPTKLSSNSTAYDYAGKNKVPELQKFFQSGSCSLSTRRNCTRGSRPQLQRTAGHIFLHDCGCEVL, from the exons ATGTATTATAAGTTCAGTAGCTTCACGCAGAAACTGACGGGAGCGTGGGCTTCCGACGCTTATAACCCTCAG GGATTAAGGCCTGTGGTTTCCACAGAAGCACCGCCTATCATATTTGCCACACCAACTAAACTGAGTTCCAATTCTACTGCATATGATTATGCTGGGAAAAATAAAGTTCCAGAGCTGCAGAAGTTTTTCCAG TCGGGGTCCTGTTCACTGAGCACCAGAAGGAATTGCACCAGGGGAAGTAGGCCGCAGCTGCAGAGGACAGCTGGG CATATTTTCCTGCATGATTGTGGATGTGAGGTGTTATGA
- the LOC117199478 gene encoding cytochrome c oxidase subunit 7A-related protein, mitochondrial isoform X4 — protein sequence MYYKFSSFTQKLTGAWASDAYNPQGLRPVVSTEAPPIIFATPTKLSSNSTAYDYAGKNKVPELQKFFQSGSCSLSTRRNCTRGSRPQLQRTAGVSKSARPSVG from the exons ATGTATTATAAGTTCAGTAGCTTCACGCAGAAACTGACGGGAGCGTGGGCTTCCGACGCTTATAACCCTCAG GGATTAAGGCCTGTGGTTTCCACAGAAGCACCGCCTATCATATTTGCCACACCAACTAAACTGAGTTCCAATTCTACTGCATATGATTATGCTGGGAAAAATAAAGTTCCAGAGCTGCAGAAGTTTTTCCAG TCGGGGTCCTGTTCACTGAGCACCAGAAGGAATTGCACCAGGGGAAGTAGGCCGCAGCTGCAGAGGACAGCTGGG GTCTCCAAGTCAGCCCGACCCAGTGTTGGCTGA
- the LOC117199478 gene encoding cytochrome c oxidase subunit 7A-related protein, mitochondrial isoform X2, producing the protein MYYKFSSFTQKLTGAWASDAYNPQGLRPVVSTEAPPIIFATPTKLSSNSTAYDYAGKNKVPELQKFFQSGSCSLSTRRNCTRGSRPQLQRTAGDLPVPCHAAYFPA; encoded by the exons ATGTATTATAAGTTCAGTAGCTTCACGCAGAAACTGACGGGAGCGTGGGCTTCCGACGCTTATAACCCTCAG GGATTAAGGCCTGTGGTTTCCACAGAAGCACCGCCTATCATATTTGCCACACCAACTAAACTGAGTTCCAATTCTACTGCATATGATTATGCTGGGAAAAATAAAGTTCCAGAGCTGCAGAAGTTTTTCCAG TCGGGGTCCTGTTCACTGAGCACCAGAAGGAATTGCACCAGGGGAAGTAGGCCGCAGCTGCAGAGGACAGCTGGG GACTTACCTGTACCTTGTCATGCAGCATATTTTCCTGCATGA
- the LOC117199478 gene encoding cytochrome c oxidase subunit 7A-related protein, mitochondrial isoform X1 yields MYYKFSSFTQKLTGAWASDAYNPQGLRPVVSTEAPPIIFATPTKLSSNSTAYDYAGKNKVPELQKFFQKSDGVPIHLKRGLPDQMLYRTTMALTVGGTIYCLIALYMASQPRNK; encoded by the exons ATGTATTATAAGTTCAGTAGCTTCACGCAGAAACTGACGGGAGCGTGGGCTTCCGACGCTTATAACCCTCAG GGATTAAGGCCTGTGGTTTCCACAGAAGCACCGCCTATCATATTTGCCACACCAACTAAACTGAGTTCCAATTCTACTGCATATGATTATGCTGGGAAAAATAAAGTTCCAGAGCTGCAGAAGTTTTTCCAG AAATCCGACGGTGTGCCCATCCACCTGAAACGAGGCTTGCCTGACCAAATGCTTTACCGGACAACCATGGCGCTGACTGTGGGAGGGACCATCTACTGCCTGATCGCCCTCTACATGGCATCACAGCCCAGAAACAAATGA
- the LOC117199478 gene encoding cytochrome c oxidase subunit 7A-related protein, mitochondrial isoform X5, whose product MAHGPRRSAACGILLDRGTNPCPLHRQADSQPLRHQGSPCFTIFLNIFTVGLRPVVSTEAPPIIFATPTKLSSNSTAYDYAGKNKVPELQKFFQKSDGVPIHLKRGLPDQMLYRTTMALTVGGTIYCLIALYMASQPRNK is encoded by the exons atggctcacgggcccaggcgctccgcggcatgtgggatccttctggaccggggcacaaacccgtgtcccctgcatcggcaggcggactctcaaccactgcgccaccagggaagcccctgctttactatttttttaaacatctttactgta GGATTAAGGCCTGTGGTTTCCACAGAAGCACCGCCTATCATATTTGCCACACCAACTAAACTGAGTTCCAATTCTACTGCATATGATTATGCTGGGAAAAATAAAGTTCCAGAGCTGCAGAAGTTTTTCCAG AAATCCGACGGTGTGCCCATCCACCTGAAACGAGGCTTGCCTGACCAAATGCTTTACCGGACAACCATGGCGCTGACTGTGGGAGGGACCATCTACTGCCTGATCGCCCTCTACATGGCATCACAGCCCAGAAACAAATGA